The Mangifera indica cultivar Alphonso chromosome 8, CATAS_Mindica_2.1, whole genome shotgun sequence genome has a window encoding:
- the LOC123224504 gene encoding regulator of nonsense transcripts 1 homolog isoform X3 produces MDSQQNNLFETASQPDTGTDAYTFLEFNTQGESDFDAYPEFRSPVSWPTPSDSLAVDTASTPTPTTPTTPSDSRGAPPSSDHLHHHHHHHNHHRHTDSLAATSSPSKRGANNSSNNNHSTNTSSSQIVEGLAALSFEETGDDGEGFEYGKADFTEHACRYCGVSNPACVVRCNVPSCRKWFCNSRGNTSGSHIVNHLVRAKHKEVCLHKDSPLGETILECYNCGCRNVFLLGFISAKTESVVVLLCREPCLNVNALKDMNWDLSQWCPLIDDRCFLQWLVKVPSEQEQLRARQISAQQINKVEELWKTNPDATLEDLEKPGVEDEPQPVALKYEDAYQYQNVFAPLIKLEADYDKMMKESQSKDNVTIRWDVGLNKKRIAYFVFPKEDNELRLVPGDELRLRYSGDAAHPAWQSVGHVIKLTAQEEVALELRASQGVPVDINHGFSVDFVWKSTSFDRMQVAMKTFAVDETSVSGYIYHHLLGHEVEVQMVRNTLPRRFGAPGLPELNASQVFAVKSVLQRPISLIQGPPGTGKTVTSAAIVYHMAKQGQGQVLVCAPSNVAVDQLAEKISATGLKVVRLCAKSREAVSSPVEHLTLHYQVRHLDTSEKSELHKLQQLKDEQGELSSSDEKKYKALKRATEREISQSADVICCTCVGAGDPRLANFRFRQVLIDESTQATEPECLIPLVLGAKQVILVGDHCQLGPVIMCKKAARAGLAQSLFERLVLLGLKPIRLQVQYRMHPSLSEFPSNSFYEGTLQNGVTINERQSSGIDFPWPVPNRPMFFYVQMGQEEISASGTSYLNRTEAANVEKIVTTFLRSGVVPSQIGVITPYEGQRAYIVNYMSRNGALRQQLYKEIEVASVDSFQGREKDYIILSCVRSNEHQGIGFLNDPRRLNVALTRARYGIVILGNPKVLSKQPLWNGLLTHYKEHECLVEGPLNNLKQSMVQFQKPKKIYNDRRLYFAGGPGIVSNDISSSSSNADRRGGRGRGSYIPPGPPNGTHKPGVHPAGFPMPRVPLPPFQGGPPSQPYAIPTRGSVHGPVGAVPHVPQPGSRGFGAGRGNAGAPIGSHLQHQQATQQTMGTIGSTFNFPSLENPNSQPSVGGPLTQPGFVNNMPVEGASQSFRDGFSMGGMSQDFLGDDFKSQGSHVPYNVADFSTQQASQSGYTVDYVTQGAQSGFPGNFLNQNSQAGYSRFGSGNDFMSQGSQGLFTQVGFNDPTQDDALQTQSHFSVTNPNQLQSQGLMNSLYSQPFAHYNTQPINMQASSQQQPQPGQGSQKQKVHYTG; encoded by the exons ATGGATTCTCAGCAAAACAATCTATTCGAAACGGCATCGCAGCCGGATACGGGGACGGACGCCTACACCTTCCTCGAGTTCAACACACAAGGCGAGTCCGATTTCGACGCCTATCCGGAATTTCGTTCGCCTGTATCCTGGCCCACGCCTTCCGATTCTCTCGCGGTGGATACCGCTTCCACGCCAACTCCTACTACCCCAACGACCCCCTCCGATTCACGTGGTGCACCTCCATCATCCGAtcacctccaccaccaccaccaccaccacaatCACCATCGACACACCGATTCTCTTGCTGCCACGTCATCGCCTTCTAAAAGAGGAGCCAATAATAGCAGTAATAACAATCATAGCACTAATACCAGTAGTAGTCAGATTGTGGAGGGGCTTGCGGCCTTGAGTTTCGAGGAGACGGGTGATGATGGAGAGGGGTTCGAGTATGGAAAAGCAGATTTCACGGAGCACGCTTGTCGGTACTGTGGGGTCTCGAACCCGGCGTGTGTTGTACGGTGCAATGTTCCCTCGTGTCGTAAGTGGTTCTGCAATTCAAGGGGTAACACCTCCGGCTCACACATTGTCAATCATCTG GTTCGAGCAAAACACAAGGAAGTGTGTCTTCATAAAGACAGTCCTTTGGGAGAGACTATCCTTGAATGCTACAACTGTGGATGCAGAAATGTATTCCTTCTTGGCTTTATATCAGCTAAGACAGAGAGTGTCGTTGTTCTTCTCTGTAGGGAACCTTGCTTGAATGTAAATGCATTGAAGGACATGAATTGGGACTTGAGTCAGTGGTGCCCCCTGATTGATGATAGGTGTTTCTTGCAATGGCTTGTTAAG GTTCCATCTGAGCAAGAACAGTTAAGGGCACGACAGATCAGTGCTCAACAAATTAACAAAGTAGAAGAACTTTGGAAGACAAATCCTGATGCTACGCTTGAAGATCTGGAGAAGCCTGGTGTGGAAGACGAACCTCAACCTGTGGCCTTGAAGTATGAAGATGCATATCAG TATCAAAATGTATTTGCACCACTTATCAAGCTTGAAGCTGACTATGATAAA ATGATGAAAGAATCCCAAAGCAAGGACAATGTCACGATTCGATGGGATGTCGGTCTTAACAAGAAACGTATTGCATATTTTGTATTTCCAAAG GAAGACAATGAATTACGATTAGTACCTGGGGATGAGTTGCGGTTGCGTTATTCTGGGGATGCAGCTCATCCAGCATGGCAGTCAGTTGGGCATGTG ATCAAGCTAACTGCACAAGAGGAAGTTGCACTTGAGCTTCGTGCTAGTCAG GGGGTTCCTGTTGATATAAATCATGGATTCAGTGTTGATTTTGTGTGGAAGAGCACTAGCTTTGATAGGATGCAGGTGGCAATGAAAACTTTTGCAGTTGATGAAACAAGTGTCAGTGG GTATATTTATCACCACTTGTTGGGCCATGAAGTTGAGGTTCAGATGGTTCGCAATACACTGCCTCGTCGTTTTGGTGCACCTGGTCTTCCAGAGCTGAATGCATCACAA GTATTTGCTGTCAAGAGTGTCCTTCAGAGGCCTATAAGTTTAATACAAGGTCCACCTGGCACAGGGAAAACTGTCACTTCTGCAGCTATTGTTTACCACATGGCCAAACAGGGCCAAGGGCAG gttttagtCTGTGCACCAAGCAATGTTGCTGTTGACCAGCTAGCTGAAAAGATAAGTGCCACTGGGTTAAAg GTTGTTAGACTTTGTGCCAAATCGAGGGAAGCCGTGAGCTCTCCAGTCGAGCATTTAACCCTTCATTATCAG GTCCGACATCTTGACACATCTGAGAAGAGTGAACTTCACAAGTTACAACAATTGAAAGATGAACAAG gcGAGTTGTCGAGCAGTGATGAGAAAAAATACAAAGCACTTAAGCGGGCAACAGAGAGGGAAATTTCACAGAGTGCTGATGTCATTTGTTGCACTTGTGTTGGTGCTGGAGATCCTCGATTGGCAAATTTTAGGTTTCGCCAG GTACTTATTGATGAGTCTACTCAGGCAACAGAACCTGAGTGTCTTATTCCTTTGGTTCTTGGGGCAAAACAG GTTATTCTTGTTGGTGATCATTGCCAACTTGGTCCAGTTATTATGTGCAAGAAAGCAGCTCGTGCTGGGCTTGCCCAGTCACTTTTTGAACGCCTTGTTTTACTTGGTTTGAAACCAATTAGATTGCAG GTTCAATACCGCATGCATCCATCCCTGTCTGAATTTCCTTCTAACAGCTTCTATGAAGGCACACTACAAAATGGTGTGACTATCAATGAGAGGCAATCATCAGGAATTGATTTTCCATGGCCTGTGCCAAATCGTCCCATGTTCTTTTATGTACAG ATGGGACAAGAGGAGATCAGTGCCAGTGGAACATCCTATCTAAATCGTACTGAGGCTGCAAACGTTGAGAAAATTGTAACTACTTTCCTAAGGAGTGGGGTGGTCCCTAGCCAG ATTGGGGTGATCACACCATATGAGGGACAGAGAGCATATATTGTGAACTATATGTCAAGGAATGGTGCTCTAAGGCAGCAACTGTACAAGGAAATTGAG GTAGCAAGTGTTGATTCGTTTCAAGGGAGGGAGAAAGATTACATAATTTTGTCTTGTGTGAGGAGTAATGAACATCAG GGTATTGGATTCCTTAATGATCCTCGTAGGCTGAATGTTGCTCTAACACGTGCTCGATATGGTATTGTTATTCTGGGAAACCCTAAAGTTCTGAGCAAACAACCACTTTGGAATGGTTTATTGACACACTACAAG GAGCATGAGTGCTTGGTCGAGGGTCCTCTAAATAACTTAAAGCAAAGTATGGTCCAATTTCAGAAACCCAAAAAG ATTTACAATGATCGAAGACTATACTTTGCTGGTGGGCCGGGAATTGTGTCTAATGATATCTCATCATCTAGTTCAAATGCTGATCGAAGAGGTGGTCGCGGTAGGG GGTCATACATACCTCCTGGTCCACCCAATGGTACTCATAAACCTGGAGTGCATCCTGCAGGTTTCCCTATGCCTCGTGTGCCCCTTCCACCGTTTCAGGGTGGCCCCCCTTCTCAGCCATATGCTATTCCAACTCGTGGTTCTGTACATGGACCAGTTGGAGCTGTTCCTCATGTTCCTCAACCAGGTAGTCGGGGTTTTGGAGCGGGGCGTGGTAATGCTGGTGCCCCAATTGGCAGTCATCTTCAGCATCAGCAAGCGACTCAGCAAACAATGGGAACGATTGGGTCTACTTTCAACTTTCCATCTCTTGAGAATCCAAATAGCCAACCATCTGTGGGTGGTCCTTTGACACAGCCTGGATTTGTTAATAAT ATGCCAGTTGAAGGGGCTAGTCAATCTTTTCGGGATGGATTTTCCATGGGAGGCATGTCTCAG GATTTCTTGGGTGATGACTTCAAAAGCCAGGGATCACATGTTCCTTATAATGTTGCTGACTTCTCTACTCAG CAGGCCTCACAAAGTGGCTATACTGTTGACTATGTTACACAAGGAGCACAGAGTGGATTTCCTGGCAACTTCTTAAACCAGAATTCTCAAGCTGGATATTCTCGTTTTGGTTCCGGAAATGATTTCATGTCTCAG GGATCACAAGGTTTATTTACTCAAGTTGGCTTTAATGACCCCACACAAGATGATGCATTGCAGACACAGAGCCATTTTAGTGTAACTAATCCCAATCAACTTCAGTCTCAG GGATTGATGAATTCTCTCTATTCCCAGCCCTTTGCCCACTACAACACTCAACCAATTAATATGCAGGCTTCTTCACAGCAGCAGCCTCAACCGGGCCAGGGCTCACAAAAGCAGAAAGTGCACTATACTGGTTGA